The Streptomyces sp. NBC_00454 DNA segment TCGGCTACATCCCCTGGGACGAGGGCATCGCCTCCACCTTCCTGTGGAAGGAGCTCCTGGAGCGCCGCGGCTTCAAGGTCGAGGCCCGCCAGCTGGAGCTCGGAGCGCTCTTCACCGGGCTCGCGGGTGGCCAGATCGACTTCCAGACCGACTCCTGGCTGCCCGTGACGCAGGCCGAGTACTGGAAGAAGTACGGGAACGAGCTCGACGACCTCGGCTCCTGGTACGGACCCACCTCCATCGAGCTGTCCGTCCCGTCCTACATGAAGGACGTCAAGACCCTCGCCGATCTCAAGGGCAAGGGCGGGGAGTTCAAGGGGCGGATCATCGGCATCGAGCCCAGCGCGGGCGCGATGGGCATCCTCAAGGACAAGGTCCTGCCGCAGTACGGCCTCGACGGCGAGTACAAGGTCGTCGACGGATCGACCCCGGGCATGCTCGCCGAGCTCAAGCGCGCCTACGAGAAGAAGGAGCCCGTCGCGGTCGTGCTGTGGTCGCCGCACTGGGCGTACTCCACCTACGACCTCACGAAGCTCGCGGACCCCCAGGGCGTCTGGGGCAAGGGCGACGGCATCCACAACATCGCCCGCAAGGGCTTCGCCGCCGACGAGCCCCGGATCGCCGAGTGGCTCCGCTCGTTCAAGCTGACCGAGGCCCAGCTGACCGGCCTGGAGGCCAAGATCCAGGAATCCGGCAAGGGCCAGGAGCAGCAGGCCGTCCGCGCCTGGCTGGCCGACCACCCCGAGGTGGCCGAGCTGGCGTGAGTGCGCGGGGGCCGGTGCGCGAAGGATCTCCTACGGGCCTTACGAGCCTTACGAGCTTTACGGGCCTTACGGGCCTTCGCGCGCCGGCCCCCGCGCCGGCCGGGCGGCGGCTCAGCCGGCGGCCACCCGCTCGGGCTCCCGCTCCGGTAGGGACGGCCCGGCGGCCGGCCGGGTCCGGAGCGGCCACCACAGGGACCGGCCCAGCAGCGCGGCCAGGGCCGGTACCAGCACGATCGACAGCACGAAGGCCGAGAGCAGGATCCCGAGCCCCGTCGCGAAGCCGATCTGCCGGGTGGCCGAGCCGTCCCCGGCGGCCAGGCTCCCGAAGGACACCGCCAGCACCAGGCCCGCCGTCGCGATGGCGGGAGCCGTGTGCCGGACCGCTCGGGCCACCGCCCCGCGGGCCGGACCGGGCCGCTCCATCTCCTCCCTGATCCGGTCCGTGATCAGGATGTTGTAGTCGGTGCCCAGCGCGACCACGAACAGGAACAGCACCAGCGGCAGCGAGAAGTCCACGCCCGGCCGGTCCAGCACGTGCTGGAACAGCAGCGTCGAGGCACCCAGCGTCGCGGCGAAGCCCAGCCCGACCGCCGCCATCAGCACCAGCGGCGCGAGCAGGCTCCGCAGGAGCAGGAGCAGGATCAGCGCGATCAGCGCCGCCGCCACCGGGAAGACCACCTTCAGGTCCTTCTCCACGGCGACCGCGACATCCGCGAAGATCGCCGCGGTGCCCCCGACGTGCGCCCGGGTGCCGTCCGGCCGGTGCGCTGCCACCGCCGCGCGGATCGGCCCGGAGACCAGGTCGCGGGCTGCCTGGGTGTGCGGACCGGCGGTCGGGAACAGGTCGATCCGGGCCGCCCGGTGGTCCCCGCTCAGGACGGTCGGGGCCACCTGGCCCACCCCGGGGACCGCTCCCAGGGCCCGGGACAGCCCGTCGAGCCGTCCGGCGGTCAAGGTGCCCCCGTCGGAGGCGGTGACGAACACGCTGGTCGGGTCCGATACCCCGGCGGGCAGCGCCCGGGAGATCTCCGCGGCCGTGGCCGCCGCTGCCGTTCCCGTACCGCCGCCGCTCTGCCCGTAGTCCGTCCGCATCCCCAGCAGCCCCGCGGAGAGGGCGCCGAGCAGGGCCACCGAGGCGAGCACCAGGGTCAGCGGCCGCCGGGCGATCCGGTCTCCCATCCGCGCGGCCGATCCCGCGCGGGGCTTGCGGACCAGGCCGCGCGAGGGCCAGAACATCTTGCGCCCCGTGACGGCCAGGATGGCCGGCATCAGGGTCAGGCTGCCGAGCAGCATCACCAGTACGGACAGGGCGATCGCCGGACCGAGCACCCGGAACTGGCCGAAGGCGGCCACCCCGAGGGTGGAGAACGCGGCGACGATGGTCAGCGCCGCGGAGGTGATGGCGGTACCCACCCGGCCCGCGACCTCGGCCGCGGCGGACCGGCCGGACTGCCCGGGATACGTGCGCAGTTGCTCGCGGAAGCGGAACAACAGGAAGAGGAAGTAGTCGATCCCGATGCCCACCAGCACCACGCTGATCAACTGCGGTGTGGACGGATCGAGTTCGATACCGGTCAGCATGGCCCCGGCGACCACGACCCCGGACGCCGCTCCGCCGATGATGATGACGGAGAAGAGCGGCAGCAGCGCGGCCAGGAAGCTGCGGAACACCAGCACGTGCAGCAGCACGATCACGCCGACCATGGCGAGGCCCACGATCATCGAGCGGGTCTTCGAACCGTCGGCCGTGTCCACGCTGTCGGCCAGCCCGCCGGTGAAGCCGGTCCGCATCCCGGACTGCTCGAACTCGGCCCGGGTGTGGTCCCGGAAGGCCCGGTAGAGGTCCTGCATCCCCGGGTCGGTGGGATTTCCGTCCAGCTCGACCGACAGCAGCCGGAAGGTCCGGTCGGGAGCGGTCATGGCCGGGGCGACCAGGGGGACCTGGGAGCGGTCCTGGGTGAAGGGCATCGTGTCCTTCGTCCTGGGCATGGCCACGCGCTGGCCGGCCAGCTCCGCGGCCCGGGCGTCGATGCGCCGTTCGTCGTCGGCGGTCAGCGGCAGGCCGTCGGCGCGGGCCACCAGCACGGTCAGCGGATTGGCGTCGGGGTCGACCCCGAAGTGCTCCTCGGCGACCTTCAGCGCGGCCGCCGAATCGTAGGAGGCGGGCAGGAACCCGGCCGTCTGGGCCTGGGTGGCCCGGAAGACGAGGGCCTGGCCGAGGATGGTCAGGGCTATGCCCAGCACCGCCCACAGGGCGATCACCTTCCATGGACTCCGGGTGGCGAAGCCGGTCAGGGCGCGGATCAAGGGGGCCTCCGTAACGGGGTGGCGCCGGGGGTTCCCGGCTGCTCTCCAGCCCATCACCGGCCGCGCGCCGGGACGTCGGGAC contains these protein-coding regions:
- a CDS encoding MMPL family transporter, whose protein sequence is MIRALTGFATRSPWKVIALWAVLGIALTILGQALVFRATQAQTAGFLPASYDSAAALKVAEEHFGVDPDANPLTVLVARADGLPLTADDERRIDARAAELAGQRVAMPRTKDTMPFTQDRSQVPLVAPAMTAPDRTFRLLSVELDGNPTDPGMQDLYRAFRDHTRAEFEQSGMRTGFTGGLADSVDTADGSKTRSMIVGLAMVGVIVLLHVLVFRSFLAALLPLFSVIIIGGAASGVVVAGAMLTGIELDPSTPQLISVVLVGIGIDYFLFLLFRFREQLRTYPGQSGRSAAAEVAGRVGTAITSAALTIVAAFSTLGVAAFGQFRVLGPAIALSVLVMLLGSLTLMPAILAVTGRKMFWPSRGLVRKPRAGSAARMGDRIARRPLTLVLASVALLGALSAGLLGMRTDYGQSGGGTGTAAAATAAEISRALPAGVSDPTSVFVTASDGGTLTAGRLDGLSRALGAVPGVGQVAPTVLSGDHRAARIDLFPTAGPHTQAARDLVSGPIRAAVAAHRPDGTRAHVGGTAAIFADVAVAVEKDLKVVFPVAAALIALILLLLLRSLLAPLVLMAAVGLGFAATLGASTLLFQHVLDRPGVDFSLPLVLFLFVVALGTDYNILITDRIREEMERPGPARGAVARAVRHTAPAIATAGLVLAVSFGSLAAGDGSATRQIGFATGLGILLSAFVLSIVLVPALAALLGRSLWWPLRTRPAAGPSLPEREPERVAAG